The DNA region ATAGCTGTTCACAATGGACGCCAACACGTTCCAGTTTTTGTAAATGAACAGATGGTAGGACACAAGTTGGGTGAATTTGCCCCGACACGCACCTACAGAGGTCATGGAAAAAGCGACAAAAAAGCAGGTAGGTAGTCATTAGTTATTAGTTATTAGTCATTAGCTAAAGACAAGTGACAAATGACAAATGACAAATGACAAAATTGGAGAAAATTATGGCTACTAATACTACTGAAGTAAAAGCGATCGCTCGTTTTATCCGCATCTCGGCCTACAAAGTGCGTCGGGTACTCGATCAAATTCGCGGGCGATCGTACCGTGAAGCATTAATCATCCTAGAATTCATGCCCTATCGCGCCACTGAACCCATATTGAAGGTTCTTAGAAGCGCTGCTGCAAATGCCGAACACAACGCTGGGTTAGATCGGACTCAACTAGTGATTACTCAGGCTTATGCCGATCAAGGGCCATCGCTGAAGCGGTTCCAACCAAGAGCGCAAGGTCGAGCTTACCAAATTCGCAAGCCGACGTGTCATATTACAGTGGCTGTTGGAGCCGCCCCAGAAAAATAAGCACGCTTACACGAATAAATTACGTAAAGTAAGAAATCTTAGAGGAAGCATTCGTGGGACAGAAGATTCATCCAGTTGGTTTTCGCCTGGGTATTACACATGAGCATCAATCTCGTTGGTTTGCTGTTCCTGATCGTTATCCAGAACTTTTACAAGAAGACTACAAACTCCGTCAGTACATAGAACAAAAGCTGGGTAGACTTGCTCAAAACAACGCCGGTATTTCCGAAGTTCGGATTGAGCGCAAAGCCGACCAAATTGACTTAGAAGTACGTACAGCTAGACCAGGTGTGGTAGTGGGTCGTGGTGGACAAGGCATTGAATCCTTGCGTACCGGACTCCAAGGACTTTTGGGTAGTAATCGCCAAATTCGCATTAACGTAGTTGAAGTGCAACGAGTTGATGCTGATGCCTACCTAATTGCCGAATACATTGCTCAACAATTAGAACGCCGGGTGTCCTTTCGGCGGGTAGTGCGGCAATCGATTCAACGAGCCCAACGCGCTGGTGTGCAAGGGATTAAAATCCAAGTTAGTGGTCGGCTCAACGGTGCAGAAATTGCCCGGACAGAGTGGACTCGTGAAGGTAGAGTACCTTTACATACCTTACGGGCTGACATTGACTACTCTTATTGCACGGCAAAAACGGTTTACGGCATTCTGGGCATCAAAGTATGGGTGTTTAAGGGAGAAATTATTCCGGGACAGGAACCAGAACCGTTACCACCAGCAAGCCGCGATCGCGAACGTGATCCCCGCGATCGTGAGCGTGAACCCCGTCGTCGTCAACAACAACGTCGTCGCCAGCAATTTGAAGACCGCTCAAATGAAGGGTAAATGGGGACTGGGGACTGGAGACTGGGGACTGGGTAATAATTACAGCCAATCCCCAATCCCTCATCCCCAATCCCTAATCCCCAGTACCTAGTACCCAGTAGCCAATCATGTTAAGCCCTAGAAGAACTAAATTCCGCAAACAACAGCGCGGACGGATGGAGGGACTAGCCAGCCGTGGTAGTACCCTTAACTTCGGTGATTTTGCCCTCCAAGCCCAAGAACCTGCTTGGATTACCTCTCGGCAAATTGAGGCTTCCCGTCGGGCAATGACTCGTTATATTCGTCGGGGTGGACAAATCTGGATTCGGATTTTCCCTGATAAACCTGTAACCATGCGTCCTGCTGAAACCCGGATGGGTTCCGGTAAAGGTAATCCAGAGTTTTGGGTAGCTGTAGTCAAGCCAGGAAGAATTTTGTTTGAAATTGGTGGAGTTTCTGAAGAAATCGCCCGTGAAGCGATGCGTCTGGCTTCATTTAAACTGCCTATAAAAACTAAGTTTATTGTGCGCTCTCAACCACAGGAGCAGGAGTAGCTTATGCCTCTTCCCAAGATTTCAGAAGCAAGAGAATTAAGTGACGAGAAACTTTCTGAAGAAATTGTCGCGATCAAAAGACAACTGTTTCAGTTGCGCTTGCAAAAAGCTACAAGGCAATTAGAAAAGCCTCACCAGTTCCGGCAATTGCGACACCGCCTAGCCCAATTGCTAACGCTAGAAACAGAACGCAAACGGGCAGCAAGTCAATCGGCTAAAGAAGAAAAGTAGGAGATTATGGCAGTTAAAGAACGAGTTGGCTTGGTAGTGAGCGATAAAATGCAAAAAACTGTGGTAGTAGCCATAGAAAACCGCGCTCCTCACCCCAAGTACGGCAAAATTGTGGTTAACACCCAACGATATAAAGTTCACGACGAAGAAAATAAGTGTAAAGTAGGCGATCGCGTTCGCATTCAGGAAACTAGACCCCTGAGCAAAACCAAGCGCTGGAAAATCACAGAAGTCCTGAACGTCAAGCCTACTTAAACCTCATAGTTGTTAGAAATTAACAACATTACAAGGGAGAATAATTGTGATTCAACCCCAGACTTACCTGAATGTCGCAGATAATAGCGGTGCCCGCAAACTTATGTGCATCCGCGTTTTAGGCGGAGGCAACCGTCGTTATGGTTTTATCGGTGATAAAATTATCGCCGTTGTCAAAGATGCTACACCCAACATGGCTGTCAAAAAGTCTGATGTTGTGGAAGCAGTAATTGTCCGCACTCGTAAAGCTGTAAGTCGTGACAGTGGCATGAGTATTCGCTTTGATGATAACGCTGCTGTGATCATCAACAAAGACGGGAATCCCAGAGGTACACGGGTTTTTGGCCCAGTTGCACGGGAACTACGCGATAAAAACTTTACCAAAATCGTTTCTCTGGCTCCGGAGGTGCTTTAATGGCAACCAAACAGGGTACGCCCAAAGTATTCCACAAAATGCACGTCAAAACTGGCGACACCGTACAAGTGATTGCTGGCAAAGACAAAGGAAAAGTTGGTGAAATTATCCAGGCACTTCCCCAACTGAGTAAAGTTATCGTCAAAGGTGTAAACATTAAAACCAAGCACGTCAAACCCCAGCAAGAAGGGGAATCAGGGCGGATTGTCACCCAAGAATTCCCGATTCATAGCTCTAACGTGATGCTTTATTCCACCAAGCAAAACGTTGCCAGTCGTGTTTGTTATACCTTTACCTCAGAAGGCAAAAAAGTCAGAAAACTCAAGAAAACTGGCGAAATTCTGGATAAATAGTTAGAAGTTAGGAATTAAGAGTTAGGAATTAAATTTAACTCATAACTCATAACTCATAACTCATAACTCATAACTTTGTTCCCTGACCAAGCCCAGGGATATCAGGACAAAAAACTATGGCGACAACAAGACTCAAAAGCTTATATCAAGAGACAATCGTCCCCAAACTGATCAATCAGTTTCAATATACCAACGTTCATCAAGTACCGAAGTTGGTAAAGGTTACGATTAACCGGGGTTTGGGTGAAGCAGCTCAGAATGCGAAGTCGCTGGAAGCATCCATAAACGAAATTTCAGTGATCACTGGTCAAAAACCAGTGGTGACACGGGCGAAAAAGGCGATCGCTGGCTTTAAGATTCGTCAAGGGATGCCTGTGGGGATCATGGTTACTCTCAGAGCAGAACGGATGTATGCCTTTTTCGACAGACTAGTTAGCCTGTCGCTACCCAGAATTAGAGATTTTCGCGGCGTTAGCCCTAAAAGCTTTGACGGACGCGGTAATTATACTCTAGGTGTCAGAGAACAGCTAATTTTTCCAGAAGTCGAATACGACAGCATCGATCAAGTACGTGGTCTGGATATTTCCATCATCACCACAGCAAAAAACGACGAAGAGGGACGCGCCTTACTTAAAGAATTAGGAATGCCCTTTCGCGATCAATAAGTTCATCTATAGAGGGAACGATGGCGGCTAACGACACAATTGCAGATATGCTGACGCGCATCCGCAATGCCAACCTGGCGCGGCATCAAACTACACAAGTGCCAGCGACAAAAATGACCCGGAGCATTGCCAAAGTGCTACGGGAGGAAGGCTT from Nostoc commune NIES-4072 includes:
- the rpsQ gene encoding 30S ribosomal protein S17, with the translated sequence MAVKERVGLVVSDKMQKTVVVAIENRAPHPKYGKIVVNTQRYKVHDEENKCKVGDRVRIQETRPLSKTKRWKITEVLNVKPT
- the rplN gene encoding 50S ribosomal protein L14, with protein sequence MIQPQTYLNVADNSGARKLMCIRVLGGGNRRYGFIGDKIIAVVKDATPNMAVKKSDVVEAVIVRTRKAVSRDSGMSIRFDDNAAVIINKDGNPRGTRVFGPVARELRDKNFTKIVSLAPEVL
- the rplX gene encoding 50S ribosomal protein L24, translating into MATKQGTPKVFHKMHVKTGDTVQVIAGKDKGKVGEIIQALPQLSKVIVKGVNIKTKHVKPQQEGESGRIVTQEFPIHSSNVMLYSTKQNVASRVCYTFTSEGKKVRKLKKTGEILDK
- the rpmC gene encoding 50S ribosomal protein L29, giving the protein MPLPKISEARELSDEKLSEEIVAIKRQLFQLRLQKATRQLEKPHQFRQLRHRLAQLLTLETERKRAASQSAKEEK
- the rplE gene encoding 50S ribosomal protein L5; protein product: MATTRLKSLYQETIVPKLINQFQYTNVHQVPKLVKVTINRGLGEAAQNAKSLEASINEISVITGQKPVVTRAKKAIAGFKIRQGMPVGIMVTLRAERMYAFFDRLVSLSLPRIRDFRGVSPKSFDGRGNYTLGVREQLIFPEVEYDSIDQVRGLDISIITTAKNDEEGRALLKELGMPFRDQ
- the rplV gene encoding 50S ribosomal protein L22, which translates into the protein MATNTTEVKAIARFIRISAYKVRRVLDQIRGRSYREALIILEFMPYRATEPILKVLRSAAANAEHNAGLDRTQLVITQAYADQGPSLKRFQPRAQGRAYQIRKPTCHITVAVGAAPEK
- the rpsC gene encoding 30S ribosomal protein S3; the protein is MGQKIHPVGFRLGITHEHQSRWFAVPDRYPELLQEDYKLRQYIEQKLGRLAQNNAGISEVRIERKADQIDLEVRTARPGVVVGRGGQGIESLRTGLQGLLGSNRQIRINVVEVQRVDADAYLIAEYIAQQLERRVSFRRVVRQSIQRAQRAGVQGIKIQVSGRLNGAEIARTEWTREGRVPLHTLRADIDYSYCTAKTVYGILGIKVWVFKGEIIPGQEPEPLPPASRDRERDPRDREREPRRRQQQRRRQQFEDRSNEG
- the rplP gene encoding 50S ribosomal protein L16; this translates as MLSPRRTKFRKQQRGRMEGLASRGSTLNFGDFALQAQEPAWITSRQIEASRRAMTRYIRRGGQIWIRIFPDKPVTMRPAETRMGSGKGNPEFWVAVVKPGRILFEIGGVSEEIAREAMRLASFKLPIKTKFIVRSQPQEQE